In the Bacteroidota bacterium genome, AAATGGAATGCATTGCATGCACGTGTTGCGGCAATGAGTTTTGCGATCCTGCTGTTGTTCAATCTTCATTCAGATGCGCAAACTGTTTACACATTTACCAGCGCGGCTGCCACTGGCGTTAATGGCCCTACGCAGGCGCAGGTGAACACAGCTTATACTTCAACAACACTTGCCGGAGCTGTTACTGTTGTAAGTAATGGAATTCAGCAATGGACAGTACCTGCAACAGGAAATTATACCATTGAAGGATACGGAGCGCAGGGAGGAAACGGAACCGGATTTAGCCTGATCGGTGGAAGAGGCGCTTACATCAAAGGAACATTTAATCTCACTGCTGGAACTGTTCTCAATATTGTTGTAGGACAGATCGGCGCTGATGCAAGTTCAGGAAGTTCTGGTGGCGGCGGAACTTTTATTTACACAGGTGCAATTGGCGGCGCAGGATTAATGATCGCTGCCGGTGGTGGTGGCGGAACAGGACACAACGTTGCGAATGGTGGAAACGGAAGTGCAACGAGTACTCCCGTTAGCAGCGGAACAGGAAGAGGAGACGGCGGATACCAGGGATTAGGAATGGGTGGAAATGGTGGATCAGGTGTTGGAGGATATTCTGCAACGTGGAATAATGCTGCAGCTGGTGGTACAGGTTGGGGAAGTAGTGGACTCGCAGGATTTTTCCAGGGCGATGTTACTTATCAGAGTAATCCGGGAACAAGATTCACCGGAGGATATCATGGAACTGTGAATACAGATTTTCCCGGCGGATTTGGTGGAGGTGGTGGTTGCGGTGGTTGGGGATATTCTGGTGGTGGTGGCGGTGGATACACTGGTGGCGGTGGTGGAGATGACTGGGACGGAAATTCCGGGCCGTGCTCTTGCGGCCATGGCGGTGGACAAGGTGGTGGAAGTTTCAATTCAGGAACAAGTCAAACCAATACTGCCGGTGTAAGAAGCGGGGACGGAACTCTGATCATCACTAACATTTATTCAGCTACAACTGCAGTTTCATCACCAATCACTTGCAATGGCGCATCGAATGGTTCTCTTACTGTAACGGTGACCGGCGGAACGAGTCCTTATACTTATTCATGGGCGCCAACAGGAGGAACTGCTGCAACGGCTAGTGGATTATCTGCGGGAACTTATACCGTAACCGTAACTGATGCTACTTCCGCAGTTACTACAAGTACATTCAATCTTACACAACCGTCAGTAATCTCTACTTCTGTTTCTTCGCAAACGAACGTTTCCTGCAATGGCGGATCGAACGGAGTGATCAACGTTTTTGTTACCGGTGGAACACCCGGCTACGCTTACTCGTGGGCGCCATTGGGGGGAAGTATGGCAACGGCATCCGGCCTTCCTGCAGGAACCTATACCTGCACGGTCACCGATGCGAATGGTTGTACTGCAACACAACCTGCCGTCATAACACAACCAACGGCAATTACAACTTCTGTTTCGGCTCAAATGAACATTACCTGCAACGGAGGCAACAACGGATCTGCAACCGTCACTCCTTCCGGAGGAACTCCGGCCTATTCTTTTTCCTGGTCACCATCGGGAGGAACCTCTGCATCGGCTTCCAGCCTGCCGGTAGGGTCATATACCTGCACGGTCAGCGATGCCAATGGTTGTACTGTAACACAAACCGTGATGATCACAGAACCTACGGCTATCGTTACTTCGGTTTCTTCACAGACGAATGCAACCTGCAATGGAAACATGGACGGATCTGCAACAGTTGCTGCTTCGGGCGGAACCGGCGCTTATACTTACATGTGGAGTCCGACCGGTGGTTCTACGGCTATGGCAACGGGACTTGGTGCCGGAAGTTATTCCTGCACGATCACGGATGCCAATGGTTGTACTGCAACACAAACACTCAGCATCACAGCACCGATGACGGTCACGTCTTCCGTTTCCAGCCAGATGGATGCTACATGCAACGGAGGAAGCGACGGATCAGCTACGGTAATGGCTTCCGGAGGAACCGGGCCTTACACTTACGCGTGGAGTCCAATGGGAGGAAATGCTGCAATGGCAGCAGGACTTTCAGCCGGAACTTATTCCTGCTTGGTCACGGATATGAATGGTTGTACTACAACACAAACCGTTATGATCGCTGAACCTTCGCCGATCATTGTAACAACAATGGGAACTGATCCTACCGGATGCGGCGCAAATGACGGGTCTATAACCATGTCTGTGAACGGCGGAACACCCGGATATACTTTCATGTGGAGCAACAGTGCGACGACACAGAATATTTCCGGACTCACCGCAGGAACCTACACCTGCATCATTACCGACATGAACGGATGCAGCGCGAATGGAAGTGCAACACTGGTGGATCCGAATCCTCCAACGGTGACTTTGAATATTCCGACTTCGACTATTTGCTTCGATGATGCCACACTCGCATTGACCGGTGAATCTCCTTCGGGCGGAACATTCAGCGGAAGTGGTGTAACCGGAAATTCATTCGATCCTTCGGTTGCGGGAAACGGAACACAAGTGATCACTTATATGTTCACTGCCACCAATGGATGCTCCGGTACAGCAATGGATTCTATAGTTGTTGATCCTTGTACAGGAATCCGGAATGCAAATTCCAATTCAACATGGAATCTTTATCCGAACCCTACGACGGGCGAAATTTTCATCACAGGTTCATTGCACCAGGAAGTCCGTGTACAGTGTTTCACCTCTGATGGAAGAATGATCCGTGATTTCATGATGATCCCGAATGATAATTCGAAATTCAGTTTGAGCAATGAAGCGAGCGGGCTTTACCTCGTGCGCATCATCTCTTCTGAAAAAACAGAATCGTTCAGGATCACCAAACAATAATTTTTTTATCACAAAGTGAAAAAGGCGATTCCCGCGGGCGTCGCCTTTTTTTTATGATATTTGATCATGCGGAAAATATTCCTCCCACTTTTTCTTTTTTTCTTTTTCCACAAGATCTCCGCCCAGAGTTTTCTCGGTTACGAACACAGCAATTATGCAGGAATAGTCGGCGCTTCGTACAATCCTGCTTCGCTCGCCGATAATAATTACAGTCTCGATATCCTGGTCGGCGGTTTAGATGTGGAAGGAGCGAATAATTATGTGGGCGTAAAAAGAAAAGACTTCGGAATTCCCGATTGGGGAACGCAGAATCTTTATTTGCGCGATGGAAGAAATACGAAGAAAGCTGCATTCGCACGAGCGGAGATTCTTTTGCCCGCGGTGATGTTCTCCAATGATAAATTCGGATGGGGCGTAGATATGAAGATACGCACGTATGCAAATATTGACGGAGTGGAACCTGAGCTCGCGCACCTGCTCGCACGCGGATTGAAAGATCCTGCCGACTATCAGGAATTTCATAATAAGCACGTGGGTGCGAATGCGTGTTCGTGGTTCGAGATCGGCGGCACTTATTCGAAAACTATATGGACCGGCGCTGAACATTTTGTGAGTGTAGGTGTGCGCCCTAAATTTTTACTCGGTCTCGGCGCCGCTTATGCTTTTGTAAATGATCTCGAGTACCAGGCGTATAGCGACACTACTGTCGGAATTTTCCGTTCCGATCTGAAATTCGGCCACTCGGATAATTTCGCATTCGGCGCAAATTTTTCATGGCAGGGGTATCACATCGGGTTCAATCCGGGAATAGGATTGGATGCAGGAATCATTTATGAATTTCGCCCGGACGCAATGCAGAAAGACAAAAAAGATAAACCGAAAGAATGGCCCGGATTCCGTGAGCGTCCGATTTACAAATACCGGATTGGTGCATCACTGACCGATCTCGGCATCATTCATTTCCGTTCCGGTATTTTTACCGATCATTATTCTGCAAATTCAGAGGACTGGAATTTCAATAACAAAGATTTAAACTATACAGAGCCCGGCCCGATCTACAATAATTTTTCATTGGGGAATGCAGGAAAAGGAAGCGGAAAAGGATTGTGGATGCGCACACCGCTGGCCCTCGATCTTTTTTACGATTATCATTACCGCGATAATATTTATTTAAGCGGGCAATCTTTCAATGCACTTTATTTCCGCGGAACTGATTTTAAAAAAGTTCACGAGCTCACGCGCATAAGCGTGACCGCGCGCTACGAAACGCGCTGGTACGGTGCGTGGGTGCCCGTATCATTCACGCGCATGGGCACAGTGAGCATGGGCGCGGGATTCCGTCTGGGTCCGTTCATTTTCGGAACGACAGATCTTTTAAATCTCATTCTGAAAAGCAAAAAAGTTTACAATGCGGATTTTTACTTCGCGCTGAAAGTTCCGCTCTTCCCGACCGGAAAACTGAAAACGAAAAAAGGAAAAGCAAAGACGGGAGGAAATCCGGTTGATTGTCCGAAGTAGTTTCGGGTTATTACGAATCCTGATAATTTTAAGTGGTGAGTGACGATGAATTGTTTTCGGTTTACTGTTTCCGGTTTTTTTAAAGCAATAATGTTTGCATTTTTTTTTGCAAACAAGTTCACAGGAAGACACAGGAGAGAATAATTTGTGATGAAGTTTTTTCGCATAGCCCCGATGGTGCGCCTTTACCGAACGCGTTCGGGATTGCGCA is a window encoding:
- a CDS encoding T9SS type A sorting domain-containing protein; the protein is MKSKFYMKWNALHARVAAMSFAILLLFNLHSDAQTVYTFTSAAATGVNGPTQAQVNTAYTSTTLAGAVTVVSNGIQQWTVPATGNYTIEGYGAQGGNGTGFSLIGGRGAYIKGTFNLTAGTVLNIVVGQIGADASSGSSGGGGTFIYTGAIGGAGLMIAAGGGGGTGHNVANGGNGSATSTPVSSGTGRGDGGYQGLGMGGNGGSGVGGYSATWNNAAAGGTGWGSSGLAGFFQGDVTYQSNPGTRFTGGYHGTVNTDFPGGFGGGGGCGGWGYSGGGGGGYTGGGGGDDWDGNSGPCSCGHGGGQGGGSFNSGTSQTNTAGVRSGDGTLIITNIYSATTAVSSPITCNGASNGSLTVTVTGGTSPYTYSWAPTGGTAATASGLSAGTYTVTVTDATSAVTTSTFNLTQPSVISTSVSSQTNVSCNGGSNGVINVFVTGGTPGYAYSWAPLGGSMATASGLPAGTYTCTVTDANGCTATQPAVITQPTAITTSVSAQMNITCNGGNNGSATVTPSGGTPAYSFSWSPSGGTSASASSLPVGSYTCTVSDANGCTVTQTVMITEPTAIVTSVSSQTNATCNGNMDGSATVAASGGTGAYTYMWSPTGGSTAMATGLGAGSYSCTITDANGCTATQTLSITAPMTVTSSVSSQMDATCNGGSDGSATVMASGGTGPYTYAWSPMGGNAAMAAGLSAGTYSCLVTDMNGCTTTQTVMIAEPSPIIVTTMGTDPTGCGANDGSITMSVNGGTPGYTFMWSNSATTQNISGLTAGTYTCIITDMNGCSANGSATLVDPNPPTVTLNIPTSTICFDDATLALTGESPSGGTFSGSGVTGNSFDPSVAGNGTQVITYMFTATNGCSGTAMDSIVVDPCTGIRNANSNSTWNLYPNPTTGEIFITGSLHQEVRVQCFTSDGRMIRDFMMIPNDNSKFSLSNEASGLYLVRIISSEKTESFRITKQ